A stretch of the Porites lutea chromosome 12, jaPorLute2.1, whole genome shotgun sequence genome encodes the following:
- the LOC140953740 gene encoding uncharacterized protein, protein MAHVPVIPAGADVVAAVDPPVPAPVVPPVVIPAPVAPVEAAPVVAPLAAPAPAQDPGPAPIQAVPEVADAQPIGVAALSVKIEALEKQVSADSVDRALVCVRQLAGRPVGLSDGTAIVAALESLADVSRSAGHVDFKRHEAILKQCRPLTHDPRLPAVVTQLLGDDESKQIAGQIQKILKSDHLFSAPQVHGSPFPAPARAPGYLRQQGSGRGRYTPYGYGSYNNNYASRGFNTTRCYNCRKTGHRIANCPALKRA, encoded by the exons ATGGCTCACGTCCCTGTTATTCCTGCTGGAGCAGACGTCGTTGCAGCCGTAGACCCACCGGTTCCAGCTCCAGTAGTTCCACCAGTTGTAATACCAGCTCCAGTTGCACCGGTAGAAGCAGCACCGGTAGTTGCGCCATTAGCGGCCCCAGCACCAGCACAGGATCCAGGTCCAGCGCCGATTCAAGCCGTTCCAGAGGTGGCAGATGCTCAGCCT ATTGGTGTGGCAGCCCTTTCAGTTAAGATTGAGGCGCTGGAGAAGCAAGTCAGCGCAGACTCTGTGGACCGGGCGCTAGTGTGCGTGCGCCAGTTGGCAGGCCGGCCCGTCGGGCTCTCAGATGGGACAGCTATTGTAGCGGCACTCGAAAGTCTGGCAGACGTGTCTAGGAGCGCGGGCCACGTGGATTTCAAAAGACACGAGGCTATCTTGAAGCAGTGCCGGCCGTTAACACATGACCCCAGACTGCCGGCGGTAGTCACCCAGCTGCTGGGTGATGATGAAAGCAAACAGATAGCGGGCCAGATCCAGAAGATCCTAAAGTCCGATCACTTGTTTTCTGCCCCCCAAGTTCACGGGTCACCCTTTCCAGCGCCAGCAAGAGCCCCCGGCTATCTTCGCCAACAGGGGAGTGGGCGTGGCCGATACACTCCGTATGGTTATGGcagttacaataataattacgcTAGTAGGGGTTTCAACACCACTAGGTGTTATAATTGTCGTAAAACTGGGCACAGAATTGCCAATTGTCCCGCACTTAAGCGTGCGTAA